Proteins encoded together in one Neobacillus sp. FSL H8-0543 window:
- a CDS encoding ABC transporter ATP-binding protein: MKLEQINIKIREERIIDSLNLTINPGEIFVLMGPSGSGKTTLLKGISGLLPITSGKISWENGEGTTGLVFQESRLFPHLTVMENIGFGLRVKGIPTKERKLQARNFLKSLQLENFENRYPHQLSGGQQQRVSLGRALILNPDLLLLDEPFASLDTKLREDLIIWLHQLQRKLGFSILWVTHYIDEALSIADRIGIIMDGRLQQIGNPSDLFQKPSSEKIAQFLSLPNRFSKDQWQNWFQSDLKLHSRWSRGWIDSSHLQIIDDESILDTPKERECVISGIITQVRPMREGYSLLVNSNNEILEVTTAGWKRIPRLHEKIEIRIMFDHIHWYSE; the protein is encoded by the coding sequence CTGAAGCTTGAACAAATAAATATTAAAATTCGAGAAGAACGTATTATTGATTCTCTGAATTTAACAATAAACCCCGGTGAGATCTTTGTATTAATGGGGCCATCAGGTAGTGGTAAAACAACATTGTTAAAAGGAATTTCGGGATTATTACCGATTACGTCAGGTAAGATATCTTGGGAAAATGGAGAAGGAACAACAGGACTTGTATTTCAAGAATCGAGGCTTTTTCCTCATTTAACGGTTATGGAAAATATCGGATTTGGACTGAGAGTAAAGGGAATTCCTACAAAAGAAAGAAAGTTGCAAGCTCGAAATTTTCTTAAAAGCCTACAACTAGAAAATTTTGAAAATCGCTATCCTCACCAACTATCTGGTGGGCAGCAGCAACGTGTCTCTCTTGGAAGAGCACTAATTCTAAACCCAGATCTTCTCCTGTTGGATGAACCATTTGCTTCGTTAGATACAAAACTAAGGGAAGATTTAATTATATGGTTACACCAGTTGCAAAGAAAACTTGGTTTTTCGATATTATGGGTAACCCATTATATTGATGAAGCGTTATCGATTGCTGATAGGATTGGTATCATTATGGATGGGAGATTACAGCAGATTGGTAACCCATCAGATTTGTTTCAAAAACCTTCCTCGGAAAAAATTGCACAGTTTCTTTCTTTGCCAAATCGATTTTCTAAAGACCAGTGGCAAAACTGGTTTCAAAGCGATTTAAAGCTCCATTCAAGATGGAGCAGGGGCTGGATTGATTCTAGTCATTTACAGATTATAGATGATGAATCAATCCTAGATACGCCAAAGGAACGCGAGTGTGTCATTTCAGGTATTATTACACAGGTGAGACCTATGAGAGAGGGATATTCACTTTTGGTCAACTCAAATAATGAAATTTTGGAAGTAACCACCGCTGGCTGGAAAAGGATACCTCGATTGCACGAAAAAATTGAAATTCGAATTATGTTTGATCACATTCATTGGTACTCTGAATAA
- a CDS encoding BrxA/BrxB family bacilliredoxin — protein sequence MSMAYEEYMKQMVLPMREELTRAGFEELTTAEAVESFMGNVSGTSLVVVNSVCGCAAGLARPAATQAVLTSEKKPEHLVTVFAGQDKGATAKMREYFEGIEPSSPSMALIKDNKVVHFIPRHDIEGTSMEAIMENLKAAFEANC from the coding sequence ATGTCAATGGCATATGAAGAATATATGAAACAAATGGTTTTACCTATGCGTGAAGAACTTACAAGAGCAGGTTTCGAAGAACTGACTACAGCGGAGGCTGTTGAAAGCTTCATGGGAAATGTGAGCGGGACATCACTTGTTGTAGTGAATTCCGTTTGTGGCTGTGCTGCAGGGCTGGCTCGACCGGCTGCTACTCAGGCAGTACTAACGAGTGAGAAAAAGCCTGAGCATTTAGTAACGGTTTTTGCTGGACAGGATAAAGGAGCAACAGCGAAAATGCGTGAGTATTTTGAGGGGATTGAGCCTTCTTCACCTTCAATGGCCCTTATAAAAGATAATAAGGTCGTTCATTTTATCCCTCGACATGATATTGAAGGTACTTCAATGGAAGCGATTATGGAGAATTTAAAGGCAGCATTTGAAGCAAACTGTTAA
- a CDS encoding ABC transporter substrate-binding protein, whose amino-acid sequence MRKLLCIYSIMLVLLLILSGCTKENIEEKASLEEENILASDWKDIETNARGTKVNFFLWGGDEGINQYIDEWVAPRIKDQFDIEVKRYPMDATEFINKLITEKRANKKSGEMDVLWINGENFKTAKQQELLLGPFTEKLPNFQQYVDTESEDIKYDFGFPIEGYEAPWGKVQFVFAYDSNKITDPPNSIAELQKWVEKNPGKFTYPAPPDFTGSAFVRHVLHETSRNYNAFFKDFNEELITEESNQVWNVLNDMKPFLWREGKSYPQSISQLEQLYKNGEVWMTMGYDEANASNLIKSGEFTDSTITFILDKGTLTNSHFLAIPYNTPNANGALVLINYLLSPEAQLKKMELDYWGETSSLSVNKLSEKDRNLMESIDRGKATLSQEVLSGHRVPEIGADYVQWLERGWIENVAKK is encoded by the coding sequence ATGAGAAAATTACTTTGTATCTATAGTATCATGTTGGTGTTGCTATTGATTTTATCTGGTTGTACAAAAGAGAATATCGAGGAAAAAGCTTCCTTAGAAGAAGAAAACATTCTTGCAAGTGATTGGAAGGATATTGAGACTAATGCCCGAGGCACAAAAGTGAATTTCTTTTTGTGGGGCGGAGATGAAGGAATAAATCAATACATTGATGAGTGGGTCGCTCCGAGAATAAAAGACCAATTTGATATAGAGGTCAAACGCTACCCAATGGATGCAACTGAATTTATCAATAAGCTAATAACGGAAAAGCGGGCCAATAAAAAATCAGGCGAAATGGATGTCTTATGGATCAATGGTGAAAACTTTAAAACTGCGAAGCAACAGGAGTTATTGCTAGGACCCTTTACTGAGAAATTACCTAACTTTCAACAGTATGTCGATACTGAAAGTGAAGATATAAAATATGATTTTGGATTTCCAATTGAAGGCTACGAGGCTCCGTGGGGGAAAGTACAATTTGTCTTTGCCTACGACTCAAATAAAATTACCGATCCACCAAATTCCATCGCTGAATTACAAAAATGGGTGGAGAAGAACCCTGGGAAATTTACTTATCCAGCTCCACCAGATTTTACAGGAAGTGCTTTTGTACGCCATGTTTTACATGAGACGTCACGAAACTATAATGCTTTTTTTAAAGACTTCAATGAGGAATTAATTACTGAGGAGTCGAACCAGGTTTGGAATGTTTTAAATGACATGAAACCTTTCTTATGGCGTGAAGGAAAATCTTATCCCCAATCGATTTCACAGTTGGAGCAACTGTATAAGAATGGCGAAGTTTGGATGACGATGGGATATGATGAAGCAAATGCTTCGAACTTAATAAAAAGTGGAGAATTTACTGACTCAACGATAACTTTTATTCTTGATAAAGGGACGCTAACTAATTCGCATTTTCTTGCAATCCCTTATAATACACCTAATGCAAATGGTGCCTTGGTTCTTATCAATTATTTACTCTCTCCTGAAGCCCAACTTAAAAAAATGGAGCTTGATTACTGGGGTGAAACTTCGTCCCTATCAGTGAATAAATTATCTGAGAAAGATAGGAATCTAATGGAATCAATCGACCGAGGGAAAGCAACTCTGTCACAGGAAGTATTATCAGGTCATCGTGTACCTGAGATTGGCGCGGATTATGTTCAATGGCTAGAACGAGGATGGATTGAAAATGTTGCAAAAAAATAA
- a CDS encoding YpjP family protein, whose amino-acid sequence MNKWLRKSFVVMVSLLTFGLVTPTHLINNVDAEKPSERRSFETGSLSNFDQRDEFANEIEFNKEEFLGKLVMQAEVQSYQKFGTRIKPVIENEFREIIFPNIQLAIEETAALFPEENLMHLAISETPGKGQSEKIFNIRNSQLNKDILRFHVRRDNPPQAGYWFNFHYHTYHDSFQSHHDLGSIYWDKNTPPKWMS is encoded by the coding sequence ATGAATAAGTGGCTACGTAAATCGTTTGTAGTAATGGTTTCACTCTTAACATTTGGTCTTGTTACACCAACACATTTGATTAATAATGTTGATGCCGAGAAACCTTCTGAAAGGAGAAGTTTCGAAACTGGCTCATTAAGTAACTTTGATCAGAGGGATGAATTCGCAAACGAAATTGAGTTTAATAAAGAAGAATTCCTGGGGAAATTAGTGATGCAAGCCGAGGTTCAGTCGTATCAAAAATTCGGCACCAGAATTAAACCAGTGATTGAAAATGAATTTCGTGAAATTATCTTTCCTAATATTCAACTAGCCATTGAGGAAACAGCAGCTCTTTTCCCAGAAGAAAATTTAATGCATCTTGCAATTTCTGAAACTCCAGGAAAAGGACAATCCGAGAAAATATTTAATATCAGAAATAGCCAATTAAATAAAGATATTTTACGTTTTCATGTAAGAAGGGATAATCCGCCTCAAGCTGGATATTGGTTTAATTTCCACTATCATACATATCACGACAGCTTTCAAAGCCATCACGACCTGGGTTCAATTTATTGGGATAAAAATACACCGCCGAAATGGATGAGTTAA
- a CDS encoding glycine/sarcosine/betaine reductase selenoprotein B family protein: MRLSGNRLIESIVSQKAKYMIQPILGDIPLTHFTKATNEAVFALVTTAGVHMKTQPVFDVEKGDPTVRFITSATEEKELMISHTHFDRSDADRDINCVFPLFRLREMAEKGIIGGIAPTHYGIMGYIPDTKPLIEETIPLILKQLQDEKVDAVILNPGUYICHQSVGLIQYAIEKAGIPTISISHLPELTNKVRVPRSLHLRFPLGRSFGRAGEVDIQRQIILDAIRYLKEIDVPETMIKLPYKWKGKSKK; this comes from the coding sequence TTGAGGTTATCTGGAAACCGATTAATCGAATCGATTGTCAGTCAAAAAGCGAAGTATATGATTCAGCCAATTCTAGGAGATATTCCACTGACTCACTTTACTAAAGCAACTAACGAAGCAGTCTTTGCGTTAGTAACAACAGCAGGTGTCCATATGAAGACACAGCCTGTTTTTGATGTTGAAAAGGGAGATCCAACAGTTCGATTCATTACATCAGCAACCGAGGAAAAAGAATTAATGATTAGTCATACTCATTTCGATCGAAGTGATGCTGATCGTGATATTAACTGTGTTTTTCCGCTATTTCGGCTTAGAGAAATGGCTGAAAAGGGAATCATTGGTGGAATTGCTCCAACACATTATGGAATAATGGGATATATCCCTGATACAAAGCCTCTAATTGAAGAAACGATTCCGTTAATCCTTAAACAACTGCAAGATGAAAAGGTAGACGCTGTTATTCTTAATCCCGGCTGATATATATGCCATCAATCCGTGGGATTGATTCAATATGCAATTGAAAAAGCAGGAATACCGACGATATCAATCTCGCATTTACCGGAATTAACCAATAAAGTAAGGGTTCCAAGGTCATTGCATCTCCGTTTTCCTTTAGGGAGAAGCTTTGGTAGAGCAGGCGAAGTGGATATACAAAGGCAAATTATTCTTGATGCGATTCGTTATCTCAAGGAAATAGATGTCCCTGAAACAATGATTAAACTTCCGTATAAGTGGAAAGGAAAAAGTAAGAAATGA
- a CDS encoding conserved virulence factor C family protein, with the protein MKIKTIEPTPSPNTMKIILTEELSTGKSHNYKIETAAGAPLIIQAILQIEGIKGVYHVADFLAVERNAKFDWKELLPQVRRAFGEKNSEQVHAENRADEHFGEIKVEVQMFKDIPLQVKLKDGSTEKRFGMPEYFLNARERAQLAEENYILLRKWANQGVRYGEFDEVGQEVVEELIAAYPTERLEALVTKAQTKESTNKHKPILSRKKVTVEELNNPEWRTRYQLLEQMDDPDLEDLPMLEKALVDEKPSIRRLATVYLGMIKEKAVLPLLYKALEDKSVTVRRTAGDCLSDLGFSEAADEMAKALKDKSKLVRWRAAMFLYEVGGEKSLAALKAAENDPEFEVSLQINMAIERIEGGEEAKGSVWKQMTEARNTES; encoded by the coding sequence TTGAAAATAAAAACGATAGAGCCGACACCAAGTCCGAATACGATGAAAATCATATTGACCGAAGAACTCTCAACGGGTAAGAGTCATAATTATAAAATAGAAACAGCTGCTGGTGCTCCGCTCATTATCCAAGCTATTTTACAGATTGAAGGGATAAAGGGTGTATACCACGTTGCTGATTTCCTTGCAGTCGAAAGGAATGCAAAATTCGACTGGAAGGAATTGCTTCCTCAGGTCCGCCGGGCTTTCGGAGAGAAAAATTCTGAACAGGTCCACGCCGAAAATAGAGCAGATGAACACTTTGGTGAAATAAAGGTAGAAGTACAAATGTTTAAAGACATACCGCTTCAAGTAAAACTAAAAGATGGCTCTACGGAAAAAAGATTCGGCATGCCAGAGTACTTTTTAAATGCACGTGAAAGAGCACAGCTTGCCGAAGAAAATTATATTTTGTTGCGAAAATGGGCTAATCAAGGTGTTCGTTACGGTGAATTTGATGAGGTTGGCCAGGAGGTAGTCGAAGAATTAATTGCCGCCTATCCAACCGAAAGACTGGAAGCGTTAGTGACAAAAGCACAAACAAAAGAATCTACTAATAAACATAAGCCAATCCTTTCACGCAAAAAGGTAACAGTGGAAGAGTTAAATAATCCGGAATGGCGAACACGCTACCAGCTCCTTGAACAAATGGATGATCCTGATCTAGAGGATTTACCAATGCTTGAAAAAGCTTTAGTAGATGAAAAACCATCCATTCGCAGACTAGCTACCGTCTACTTAGGAATGATCAAGGAAAAAGCGGTACTGCCGCTTCTATATAAAGCCTTAGAGGATAAGTCAGTCACGGTTCGCAGAACGGCTGGTGATTGCTTATCAGATTTAGGATTTTCTGAAGCCGCGGATGAAATGGCGAAAGCCCTAAAGGACAAGAGCAAATTAGTTCGCTGGCGGGCTGCAATGTTTTTATATGAGGTTGGTGGCGAGAAATCATTGGCAGCTTTAAAAGCAGCAGAAAATGACCCTGAATTTGAGGTTAGTCTGCAAATTAATATGGCTATCGAAAGGATAGAAGGCGGTGAGGAAGCAAAAGGATCAGTCTGGAAGCAAATGACCGAAGCGAGGAATACTGAAAGCTAA
- a CDS encoding CDP-alcohol phosphatidyltransferase family protein: MLDTHGRTAVQPIISKTAHYLLRIGLTANHVTYIAFFIGIIASIFVYFGQPIAGVMILWLSGFLDAVDGSMARQSKSSSSWGTVLDVTFDRVVEVGIIVALALRHPEPTILTLLLFLAISIIFTMTIFLTVGALSVKESYKSFYYQPGLAERTEGFILFSLMVLFQAHLAIWTVIFIAVEIITGLQRLFEARRILKEEK; encoded by the coding sequence GTGCTGGATACTCACGGACGCACCGCAGTACAACCAATCATTTCGAAAACGGCTCATTATCTATTAAGGATTGGTTTAACAGCAAACCATGTAACATATATTGCATTTTTTATCGGTATCATAGCAAGTATCTTTGTCTATTTTGGACAACCAATTGCTGGAGTTATGATTCTTTGGTTGTCAGGATTTTTAGATGCAGTAGATGGCAGCATGGCAAGGCAGAGCAAATCCTCTTCATCGTGGGGAACAGTTCTTGATGTAACTTTTGACCGTGTTGTTGAGGTAGGGATTATTGTGGCGTTAGCCCTTCGTCACCCAGAGCCCACAATTTTAACCTTGTTACTATTTTTAGCAATTTCTATTATTTTTACGATGACAATTTTTTTAACAGTAGGTGCTTTGTCAGTTAAGGAAAGTTACAAATCTTTTTATTATCAACCAGGATTAGCAGAAAGAACGGAAGGATTCATTTTGTTTTCCTTAATGGTTCTCTTTCAAGCGCATTTAGCGATTTGGACAGTCATTTTTATCGCGGTTGAAATTATTACAGGACTACAGCGTTTATTTGAAGCACGTAGAATCCTAAAAGAGGAAAAGTAA
- a CDS encoding spermidine/putrescine ABC transporter permease, with protein sequence MVKRVCSVLLTVIFALFLCLPFIPLIIWSFTKHWPWPLLLPEYWSYESWNYLFSISGNAWEGNFNSLIIAAIVLIGNLILGIPASRVLAQNEFIGKKIVFVILLAPLFIPYTVSIMGMHDFALHLDFINDYVSVGLAHIVITLPYFISTIWFQYRLIGTKLREAAFTLGASEWKIFLWIEFPLLIPSILLGSFLTVIISYSQYLPTWIMSGGTLLTLPLVIFPYANSGNTSIVAAYSLLFFAPILIMLIIYFILMRINSRKHLTDREVRRTEA encoded by the coding sequence ATGGTAAAAAGGGTTTGTAGTGTTTTATTAACTGTTATTTTTGCTTTGTTCCTCTGTCTTCCTTTTATCCCTTTAATTATCTGGAGTTTTACAAAGCACTGGCCTTGGCCTTTACTTCTTCCGGAATACTGGAGTTATGAGTCTTGGAATTATCTTTTTTCAATTTCAGGGAACGCATGGGAAGGGAATTTTAATAGTTTAATTATAGCTGCCATAGTTTTGATTGGTAACTTAATCCTAGGAATTCCAGCTTCAAGGGTATTAGCACAAAATGAATTTATTGGGAAAAAAATAGTGTTTGTTATTCTTCTAGCACCCTTATTTATACCTTATACTGTTTCAATCATGGGAATGCACGACTTTGCTTTGCACTTAGATTTTATAAATGATTATGTAAGTGTAGGGCTGGCTCATATTGTAATCACACTGCCATATTTTATCTCAACCATTTGGTTTCAATATCGATTAATCGGAACAAAACTAAGAGAAGCTGCCTTTACTCTAGGTGCTAGTGAATGGAAAATTTTCTTATGGATTGAGTTTCCCTTACTTATCCCATCAATTTTATTAGGGAGCTTTTTAACAGTAATAATTTCCTATAGCCAATATTTACCAACGTGGATCATGAGTGGAGGAACCCTACTTACCCTTCCGTTAGTAATATTCCCTTATGCAAACAGTGGAAATACATCAATTGTTGCAGCATATAGTCTTTTGTTTTTTGCTCCAATTTTGATCATGCTAATAATATATTTTATACTTATGCGAATAAATTCAAGAAAACATCTTACTGATAGGGAGGTGAGGAGAACTGAAGCTTGA
- a CDS encoding TerD family protein: MAISLSKGQKVDLTKTNPGLTNVVVGLGWDTNKYDGGNDFDLDSSVFLLGDNGKVTNETDFVFYNNPKGANGAVEHTGDNRTGDGDGDDEQVKISLTTIPASIQRVTFTITIHDAAARSQNFGQVSNAYARIFNEATGEELIRYDLGEDFSIETAVVVGELYRHNGEWKFSAIGSGYQGGLAALATDFGLQVG; encoded by the coding sequence ATGGCAATTAGCTTATCAAAAGGTCAAAAGGTAGATTTAACAAAAACAAATCCTGGATTAACCAATGTTGTAGTTGGACTAGGCTGGGATACGAATAAATATGATGGCGGTAATGATTTTGATTTAGATTCATCCGTATTCTTATTAGGTGATAACGGTAAGGTTACAAATGAAACAGACTTTGTATTCTACAATAACCCAAAAGGTGCGAATGGCGCAGTTGAACATACTGGAGATAATCGTACAGGTGATGGTGATGGCGATGATGAACAGGTGAAAATAAGTCTTACAACTATTCCTGCTTCTATTCAACGTGTTACCTTTACAATCACGATTCATGACGCCGCTGCTAGAAGTCAAAATTTCGGACAAGTTTCAAATGCTTATGCCCGTATTTTCAATGAAGCAACAGGCGAAGAGCTTATTCGTTATGACTTAGGCGAAGACTTCTCTATTGAAACAGCAGTGGTTGTTGGCGAATTATACCGTCATAACGGCGAATGGAAATTTAGTGCAATCGGAAGCGGTTATCAAGGTGGCTTAGCTGCTTTAGCAACTGATTTCGGCTTACAGGTGGGTTAA
- a CDS encoding ABC transporter permease subunit: MLQKNKFIQKLNNHKGLLGILPALLFMIIFFVGGSIHSINLSMKSQQQSSSIIKGDWLWAYKELLSADFFQSVGITVGTAVVVAVLSGGVGLLIALFLAERSTKWKWVQIIFQLPIAIPHLLSAYLLMQVFMQSGWYSRIAFYIGWVDSMEEFPILVHDQWGIGVILAYMWKEVPFIVLLIYPFIIKLISDWREQTNVLGGTFSQAIRWVVVPILLPMWVGGMWVVFAFALGAYEIPAILASTSFGSIPVEAFQEYSQFGLERQPIAIAMNVILAVISFIVGSILIYLQVGWYKQGRRVW; this comes from the coding sequence ATGTTGCAAAAAAATAAATTTATACAAAAATTAAATAATCATAAAGGGCTGTTGGGAATTCTACCAGCCCTTTTATTTATGATTATCTTTTTTGTGGGTGGATCCATACATTCTATAAATCTTAGTATGAAAAGTCAGCAACAATCCTCATCAATAATAAAAGGAGATTGGTTGTGGGCATATAAAGAGCTTTTGTCTGCAGATTTTTTTCAGTCCGTCGGAATAACAGTTGGAACCGCAGTGGTTGTAGCAGTTTTATCTGGGGGAGTGGGCTTACTAATAGCTTTATTCTTAGCTGAACGATCAACTAAATGGAAATGGGTGCAGATAATTTTCCAACTTCCTATAGCAATTCCTCATTTATTATCAGCATATCTTCTAATGCAAGTATTTATGCAAAGTGGATGGTATTCAAGGATTGCCTTTTATATAGGTTGGGTTGATTCCATGGAAGAGTTTCCAATTCTTGTTCATGACCAATGGGGTATTGGGGTAATATTAGCTTATATGTGGAAGGAAGTACCCTTCATTGTATTACTTATTTATCCGTTTATTATAAAACTCATTTCGGACTGGCGAGAACAGACGAATGTACTAGGTGGTACATTTTCTCAAGCAATTCGCTGGGTTGTTGTCCCGATTTTACTACCAATGTGGGTTGGTGGAATGTGGGTCGTATTTGCGTTTGCCTTAGGTGCCTATGAAATTCCTGCCATTCTGGCGAGCACCTCTTTTGGTTCAATTCCTGTTGAAGCCTTCCAAGAATATTCTCAATTTGGTTTAGAACGTCAACCGATTGCCATAGCAATGAATGTGATTTTAGCTGTTATATCATTTATTGTAGGTAGTATATTAATATATTTGCAAGTGGGATGGTATAAGCAAGGGAGGAGAGTATGGTAA
- a CDS encoding TerC family protein, which yields MSVLQGIIDTYAQFFNWEMWGEVLTDPVSWGLIGTLVILEGLLSADNALVLAVMVKHLPPEQRKKALFYGLLGAYIFRFIAIGVGVFLIKLWWVKVLGAGYLAWLAIKYFIDKRKAAQSDDDEEKGMNTSGLLIRLFGTFWGTVIAVEIMDIAFSVDSVLAAFGVSEQVWVLLVGGMLGVLMMRGIAGLFLTLIDRIPELETAAYVLILLIAAKMFVAVFGIHIEHLHFFIVLLLTFGATFVVHFMNKKKEAGKQS from the coding sequence ATGTCCGTTTTACAAGGAATTATTGATACGTATGCACAATTTTTTAATTGGGAAATGTGGGGAGAAGTCCTTACAGATCCAGTGAGCTGGGGACTAATTGGGACACTTGTTATTCTAGAAGGATTACTTTCCGCAGATAACGCCCTAGTTCTTGCGGTAATGGTAAAACATTTACCACCTGAACAACGTAAAAAAGCTTTATTTTATGGTTTGTTAGGTGCTTATATCTTCCGTTTTATCGCCATTGGTGTTGGGGTATTCTTAATTAAACTTTGGTGGGTAAAGGTTCTAGGTGCAGGGTATCTTGCATGGTTAGCAATTAAATACTTTATAGATAAACGTAAAGCAGCACAGAGTGATGATGACGAAGAAAAGGGAATGAACACAAGTGGATTGCTCATTCGTTTATTTGGAACCTTCTGGGGAACAGTTATTGCAGTTGAGATCATGGATATTGCGTTTTCAGTTGACAGTGTGCTCGCGGCCTTTGGTGTTAGTGAACAGGTTTGGGTACTATTAGTCGGTGGTATGCTTGGGGTATTAATGATGCGAGGGATTGCAGGTTTATTCCTTACACTTATTGATCGTATTCCTGAACTTGAAACCGCTGCTTATGTGTTAATCTTGTTAATTGCAGCGAAAATGTTTGTAGCAGTATTTGGTATTCATATTGAGCATCTTCACTTCTTTATCGTTTTACTACTAACTTTTGGTGCAACTTTCGTTGTTCACTTCATGAACAAAAAGAAAGAAGCAGGCAAACAATCATAA
- a CDS encoding HpcH/HpaI aldolase/citrate lyase family protein has protein sequence MRFFTYFYENELDELFFKKPQNFNKYTNRELLSYGLGATLYMPATRPNIHQDLLTKKHEGLTSLVIDLEDAVGDNQLGQAEELLVEELMKLDSEINKNFFTSDDLPLIFIRIRDLAQFQRIKGQLGEAIHLLTGVVLPKFSVETGEDLLAEVAKIHTEHEPFYAMPILETNKVIQKETRMRELIGIKQLLDQYKDNILNVRIGATDFCGLYGIRRSVDTTVYDIAVLRDCIADIINVFQRSKCPYVISGPVWEYFSSKPRMLKPQLRQTPFRERYGSEGLKWRAELIDQHMDGLIQEVLMDIANGLTGKTIIHPTHIKAVQALNVVSYEEYIDACEIIEAANGENGVKKSNFANKMNEIKPHYFWASKIILKSQLYGVLHEEITNIDLIKKDAFVYHS, from the coding sequence ATGAGATTTTTTACATACTTTTATGAAAATGAACTCGATGAATTATTCTTTAAAAAACCGCAAAACTTTAATAAGTATACAAACCGGGAACTCCTTTCCTATGGTCTAGGTGCAACCCTTTATATGCCAGCCACACGTCCTAACATTCATCAGGATCTGTTAACAAAAAAACATGAAGGATTAACCTCGCTTGTTATTGACCTTGAGGATGCTGTTGGTGATAACCAGCTAGGTCAAGCTGAAGAGCTACTAGTTGAGGAATTGATGAAGTTAGACAGTGAAATCAACAAAAACTTCTTTACGAGCGATGATTTACCACTCATATTTATCCGCATCCGTGACCTAGCACAATTTCAGCGGATAAAGGGACAATTGGGTGAGGCAATTCACCTGCTGACGGGTGTGGTCCTGCCGAAATTTAGTGTTGAAACAGGAGAGGATTTATTAGCTGAGGTGGCGAAAATCCATACAGAGCACGAGCCATTCTATGCGATGCCCATCCTTGAAACCAATAAAGTAATTCAAAAAGAAACTAGAATGAGAGAATTGATAGGGATTAAACAGCTACTAGATCAATATAAAGACAATATCTTAAATGTTAGAATCGGCGCTACTGACTTTTGTGGTTTATATGGAATTCGCAGAAGCGTAGATACAACAGTTTACGATATTGCTGTTTTAAGAGATTGCATTGCTGATATTATCAATGTCTTTCAAAGGTCAAAATGTCCCTATGTCATTTCCGGACCAGTATGGGAATATTTTTCTTCAAAGCCAAGGATGCTGAAGCCGCAGCTACGGCAGACACCCTTTCGCGAACGATACGGTTCAGAAGGGTTAAAGTGGCGTGCGGAGTTAATAGATCAACATATGGATGGACTAATTCAAGAGGTATTAATGGATATTGCTAATGGTCTGACGGGAAAAACAATTATTCATCCAACACATATAAAAGCCGTTCAAGCCTTAAATGTTGTTTCTTATGAGGAATACATTGATGCATGTGAAATCATTGAAGCGGCAAACGGTGAAAATGGAGTAAAGAAAAGTAATTTTGCCAACAAAATGAATGAAATTAAGCCGCATTACTTTTGGGCAAGTAAAATCATATTAAAGTCACAGCTATATGGGGTGCTGCATGAAGAAATCACAAACATCGACCTTATTAAAAAAGACGCATTCGTATACCATTCTTGA